TCCCGCATCATGCACTTCCGCCTTTCGGAAGAAGAAAAAGCAACTTGCGAGGCCATCATCACCAGCCTGCAAAGTGAATTTCAAGTAAACGACAACTTGAAAGAAGAAATGTTACGCATCCTGTTGAAACATTTTATCATTCACGCAACACGGGTTGCCCGCAAAAACTTGCATATCACGCCGGACATGGAAGAAAGTTTTAATTCGGTTCGTCGTTTCTACGTGCTTGTAGACCAGCACTTCAAAGAAAAGAAACAAGTACAGGATTACGCCGATATGTTATGCAAATCCCCTAAAACCCTTTCGCACCTTTTATCGTTATACAATTTACCTTCCCCGTTGAAAGTGATACACCAGAGGGTGGAAGCAGAAGCAAAACGGCTTTTACTATATAGTGAAATGACAGCCAAGGAGATCGCCCATCTCTTAGGCTTCGAAGATCAGGCAAGTTTCAGCCGTTTCTTCAAGAAAGTTTCCGGGGAAAGTATTACACAGTACAAGCGTCAGTTGAAAGAATCGGGAAAAATTGACAACTAAAACAGAAAAATTGCCATTTTTAACCCCACACGGATAGCCGATCTTTGTACCTGAAGTTAAACAATCTAATTCAGGAATAAAATGAACGAGCAAGTAACAAAATTCATCCGTCGTTTTTTAACGATAGCAGCATCAAGCAAAGGTTTAGGCATAAAACTTATCCGTGTGGCCATACTCATCATTTTCGTGTGGATCGGAGGTCTGAAATACTATCACTACGAGGCTGACGGGATTGTACCGTTCGTTGCCAACAGTCCATTCATGAGTTTTTTCTACAACAAACAAGCCCCGGAATACAAGGAATACAAAAACGCGGAAGGAGCCTACGTGATCAAGAACCGGGAATGGCATCAAGCAAACGGAACATACACTTTCGCCCACGGCCTGGGAGCCTTGATCTGTACCATCGGAATACTGGTCTTCTTGGGATTATTTTTCCCCCGTATCGGTATCATCGGAGATATTCTGGCCATCATTATGACCATCGGTACCTTGTCATTTCTTGTCACGACACCCGAAGTATGGGTCCCCAACCTGGGAAGCGGGGAATTTGGCTTTCCCCTGTTATCCGGTGCCGGACGTCTCGTGATTAAAGACACGGCCATATTAGCAGGAGCCATAGTTCTACTATCCGATTCTGCACAACGCGTATTAAATCAATTAAAACATCAAGAATCATGAAAGAATTTGACGCTATCATCATTGGTTTCGGCAAAGGCGGTAAAACCCTTGCCACGGAACTAGCTCAACATGACTGGAAAGTTGCCATGATTGAACGATCAGATAAAATGTACGGGGGGACCTGCATCAACATCGGGTGCATCCCGACCAAAGCACTCATCCACCAAGCAGAACTTGCCACGCTGAAAAAAGGGCTCTCTTTCGAAGAACGGAAAGCGGACTACCGGAAGGCTATCGAGTTCAAAAATAATGTAACAGACAAGTTACGCCAGAAAAACTACGATAACCTCGCCGGGAACCCCAACATTACGGTTTACACGGGCGAAGGACAATTCGTCTCACCCGAGATCGTTCGGGTGACAACAAAAGAAGAGACTTTCGAACTAACGGCAAAACATATTTTTATCAACACGGGAGCGGAAACCGTGATACCCCCGATCAGCGGGATTCAGGATAATCCCAAGGTATTCACAAGCACAACAATCATGGAGCTGGAAGAACTTCCCCGGCAGTTAATCATTGTCGGTGGTGGTTACATCGGTTTAGAATTTGCCTCCATGTACGCCTCCTTCGGAGCGGAAGTCACCGTGCTGGAAGGATTCTCGGCATTGATTCCCCGGGAAGATCGGGATATTGCAGCCAACGTGCAGGAAGTACTGGAGAAAAAAGGGATTCGTTTCATCCTGAATGCCAACGTGCAATCCGTGACTAATGGCGAAAAGGAAGCAACCCTCACCTATAAGGATACAGCAAGCGGCGAATTGAACACGCTCCAAGCGGATGCAATTCTCCTCGCCACGGGTAGAAAACCCAACACGGAAAGCTTGAATCTAAAGGCGGCCGGGGTCGAAGTCAACGAAAGAGGAGCCATCATCGTGGACGAATACTTGAAGACAACAACACCCCATATCCGTGCCATAGGAG
The window above is part of the Butyricimonas paravirosa genome. Proteins encoded here:
- a CDS encoding helix-turn-helix transcriptional regulator — translated: MELTFSTKLKGTIALTDSFQLTKTLREDDSLYKFIWARKGTVTIDVDHQLITLQENDIISLTNLHHLEIKESEGDYMILLFNSNFYCIYGNDHEVSCSGFLFNGTSRIMHFRLSEEEKATCEAIITSLQSEFQVNDNLKEEMLRILLKHFIIHATRVARKNLHITPDMEESFNSVRRFYVLVDQHFKEKKQVQDYADMLCKSPKTLSHLLSLYNLPSPLKVIHQRVEAEAKRLLLYSEMTAKEIAHLLGFEDQASFSRFFKKVSGESITQYKRQLKESGKIDN
- a CDS encoding DUF417 family protein, whose protein sequence is MNEQVTKFIRRFLTIAASSKGLGIKLIRVAILIIFVWIGGLKYYHYEADGIVPFVANSPFMSFFYNKQAPEYKEYKNAEGAYVIKNREWHQANGTYTFAHGLGALICTIGILVFLGLFFPRIGIIGDILAIIMTIGTLSFLVTTPEVWVPNLGSGEFGFPLLSGAGRLVIKDTAILAGAIVLLSDSAQRVLNQLKHQES
- a CDS encoding FAD-dependent oxidoreductase; its protein translation is MKEFDAIIIGFGKGGKTLATELAQHDWKVAMIERSDKMYGGTCINIGCIPTKALIHQAELATLKKGLSFEERKADYRKAIEFKNNVTDKLRQKNYDNLAGNPNITVYTGEGQFVSPEIVRVTTKEETFELTAKHIFINTGAETVIPPISGIQDNPKVFTSTTIMELEELPRQLIIVGGGYIGLEFASMYASFGAEVTVLEGFSALIPREDRDIAANVQEVLEKKGIRFILNANVQSVTNGEKEATLTYKDTASGELNTLQADAILLATGRKPNTESLNLKAAGVEVNERGAIIVDEYLKTTTPHIRAIGDVKGGLQFTYVSLDDYRIIREDLFGNKDRATIDREPISYSVFIEPPLSRIGMNEEEARKKNLNFKVNKFTVSSIPRVHTIGKTEGMLKAIIDADTKKILGCTLFCPESSEIINIVAIAMKTGQDYTFLRDFIFTHPSMSESFNDLFKFKL